In Pyrus communis chromosome 8, drPyrComm1.1, whole genome shotgun sequence, one genomic interval encodes:
- the LOC137743785 gene encoding meiotic recombination protein SPO11-1-like, whose protein sequence is MEGKHWRWSSQPRPCDLLRKVREFTRAMVEDLSNERSPEIIIDRFRNYCTNPDSNCYCSFDSPKWQEILTLRRASHVRRLDVLLKVLLIVQQLLQENRHGSKRDIFYMHPSIFSDQSVVDRAINDICILLQCSRHNLNVVSVGKGLVMGWLRFSEAGNVFDCINRPNTAFPVPIHVEEVKDIVSVARCILVVEKESVFQRLADDQFCNKNHCIIITGRGYPDIPTRRFLGLLVDTLHLPIYCLVDCDPYGFDILSIYRFGSMQMAYDAKFLRVPKVLWLGAFPSDSEKYSLPQRCLLPLTAEDRRKTEAMLLRCYLQREAPQWRLELQLMLERGVKFELEALSVHEINFLSEVYIPSKIQGGVHI, encoded by the exons ATGGAGGGAAAGCACTGGAGATGGAGCTCACAGCCGCGGCCGTGCGATCTGCTAAGAAAAGTCAGAG AATTTACTCGAGCTATGGTTGAAGATCTTAGCAATGAACGGTCTCCGGAGATTATCATCGATCGCTTCAGAAATTACTGCACGAATCCCGATTCAAATTG CTATTGTAGCTTCGATTCACCAAAATGGCAGGAGATTCTCACGCTTCGAAGGGCAAGCCATGTGCGTAGATTAG ATGTTTTGCTCAAGGTTCTATTGATTGTTCAGCAACTTCTGCAAGAAAACAGACACGGGTCTAAGAGGGATATCTTTTACATGCATCCTTCTATATTTTCAG ATCAGTCAGTAGTAGACCGTGCAATCAATGACATATGTATCCTTCTGCAGTGTAGTCGCCACAATTTGAATGTG GTGTCTGTAGGAAAGGG GTTGGTAATGGGCTGGTTAAGGTTTTCAGAAGCTGGAAACGTATTTGATTGCATAAACAGGCCAAACACA GCCTTCCCTGTCCCTATTCATGTTGAAGAGGTCAAAG ATATTGTCAGTGTAGCTCGGTGCATACTTGTTGTGGAGAAAGAATCAG TTTTTCAACGATTGGCAGATGACCAGTTTTGCAACAAAAACCATTGTATCATTATCACA GGACGTGGCTATCCTGATATTCCCACAAGAAG GTTTTTGGGGCTCCTGGTGGATACTTTGCATCTCCCTATCTATTGCTTGGTAGATTGTGATCCATACGGTTTTGACATCCTCTCCATATATCGGTTTGGTTCTATG CAAATGGCCTATGATGCAAAATTTCTACGCGTCCCCAAGGTACTCTGGCTTGGAGCCTTCCCTTCGGACTCAGAGAAGTATAGTCTTCCACAACGGTGCCTCCTTCCTTTGACAGCAGAAG ACAGGAGGAAAACGGAGGCAATGCTACTTCGATGCTACTTACAAAGAGAAGCACCACAGTGGAG ATTGGAGCTACAGTTGATGCTGGAAAGAGGAGTGAAGTTTGAATTAGAAGCGTTGTCTGTGCACGAAATTAACTTTTTGTCGGAGGTGTACATACCATCTAAAATTCAAGGTGGAGTCCACATCTAA